AATGATTATTTTTTGAAAGATATCCTGCGTGACCAATGGAAGTTTGATGGGTATACGGTAACCGATTGTGGCGCCGTGAAATGTATTTACAATACACATAAGTATGTAGAAACACCTGTTCAGGCCGCTGCTGTAGCCATCAAGGGAGGAACCAACCTCAACTGTGGCGGGACTTTTTCGGAGTTGAAAAAAGCCGTGGTAGAAGGGCTCGTATCTGAAGAACTGATTCACGCAACCACCAAGCAGCTTTTCAAAACTCGATTCAGGCTGGGGATGTTTGACGGAGAAAACACAGACAATCCTTATGCGCAAATCGGTCCTGAAGTGATTCATTCGCAGGAGCATATCGCTTTGGCTCGGGAAGCCGCCCAAAAGTCTATTGTATTGTTGAAAAACAAAGACAACGTATTGCCGCTTTCCAAAGATATCAAAGTACCGTATTTGACGGGGCCTTTCGCCAACTCCACCGATATGCTGATGGGCAGCTACTACGGGGTGAGTTCTGGTCTGGTCACGATTTTGGAAGGTGTAACTGATGCGGTTTCCTTAGGGACTTCGCTCAATTACCGAAGCGGCGCTTTGCCATTCCACGAAAATATCAATCCCAAAAACTGGGCGCCGAATGTAGCCAAAGAGTCGGACGTAACGATTTGTGTGGTTGGCTTGACTGCCGACAGAGAAGGAGAGGGCGTGGATGCGATTGCCTCCAACCACAAAGGGGACCGGATAGATATGAAATTGCCTGAAAACCAGATCAACTATGTCAAGCAGTTGGCAGAATACAAGAAAGGCCCTTTGGTTTTGGTGATTGCCAGCGGTAGCCCTGTTTCTTTGGAAGGAATTGAGGAACATTGTGATGCGATTTTACAGATTTGGTACCCAGGTGAGCAAGGTGGAAATGCTGTGGCAGATGTCCTGTTCGGGAATATTTCTCCATCCGGTCACCTGCCGATGACATTCCCGAAAAACATTGACCAACTGCCTCCTTATGAGGACTACTCGATGCAAGGGCGTACCTACAAGTACATGACCAAAGAGCCGATGTTTCCGTTTGGATTTGGGTTGACCTACTCTGAAACGCAATTCAGTAACTTGGCTTTGAACTCAACCAAATTAAAGAAAAATGATTCGCTTGAAGTCAAGATTGAGGTGGCCAATACAGGTGATTTTGATATTGAGGAAGTAGTGCAGTTGTATGTTTGTCCAGTGGAAGCAACGGATGGCATTCCATTGAAAAGCCTGAAATCATTTCAGCGGGTGGCTTTGAAAAAAGGCGAAAAGCAGGCGCTGACGTTTGCCTTAGATGCTGAAAACTTTAAAGTGGTCAATCAGGAAGGCGAAAAAGTTTGGAGGAAAGGCGCTTATAAAGTTGTGGTAGGCAACGCTTCTCCAGGTGAATTGAGCCTGAAGCTTGGGGCTGCTACTCCTCAGGAGGCTACAATACAGTTGAGATAATGATGACTTGAGTACAAGAATTTTGTATATGATATATTCGTTGTCTAGCTCATTTCAATAAAGTGTAATAAGTTGAAAGTGAGTTAGACACGACTTATGCTGACAAAAGATTTAATTTTACCATGAACCTAAAAAAGATCGGATATACCTTATATAGCTCCGAGTTGCATTAACAGGCTCAAATTATCTACAATCCCCTTTTCCTTTATTACCAATCCGTTTTTAATTTCTAAAATCGTGATTCCGGATACTGATATTTTTTTACCTGAAGACTCAACCCCAAACAGGTTTCCATTTTTGTGAGTTCCATCATATTTCCATTCTACCGTTATCTTTTGTTCAGCTTCGTCAGGAAGCAAATTCTCGATCGTAATTTTCAAGTCAGGAAAAAAGTTATAAGTCATTTCAAGCACAGATTTGTAATCTGCAATTCCCCTGTATGACTTCTCAAAATGTGTATAGTCTGCAATGATGTCTGAATCAGCATATTTATAAAGTAAATCAGCATTTCCTGCATTCCATATCTTCATATATTCCATTGCAGTCGCTTGCAGTTTCTCCTTGTCCATATTTTCCTGTTTTTGTATAAGGTAATCACTTTTGAAGGTCTTATAACTGAATTCAATAAAAAGGTCCTTGGCTCCGCTTAGCAACCTGAAATTGGTAGCTATAACGGAGTCAAAGCCCAGAATGCAGGTTTTTTTAGATAGAGAATACTCAGTAATAGCCCTTATCACTTATAGCTGTACATGTAAAGGATTTCGAAACTTGACGTGCAAAACTATTTTTCTGCTCTTCATTCTTCTTAGACTCTTTTGAGCAGGTGTATAGACTATTTTATTATCAAATCAAGCAACGAGTAATGCTATAATCTACCTTTATAAACCAACCTTATAAATAGCAGCTGGATCTGGGAAAATATTCATCGCTGCAAATTTGTCTAAAGGTATACTGCCTTCATACTTTGTACCTTTACGGGCATTTGGTCCTAAGTGCTGTAGCAAAATAGTCGGCGATGCCCATTTTTCGGTAAGCCAAAAATCGTTTGGGTTTTGCCAATCTCTGTGAAAACTATAATCTAAGCAACCTTCTTCCTCTAACACATAAGGAGAATAATCTTTTAGAAGTGCTACAAATTCGTCTACATATTCATCTGCAACCCTAAAACGGGCAGTAACGCCTATTGCTCCCGAATAATCTGTAGTTTTCATCCAGGTAAGGGTCTCTTCGAAAGTGAGTTTTTTATCTGACATAATTTTATTTTTTGGTTTCTACGGTACTGCAGGCGGTAAGAAAGCTGAATTCATATCAGCAACTTTGATGGCTTCTACTTCAGGTAGGGTAAATACAAGCGTATCTACTTTTTGGATCTCTACATCTATCTGGTCAAAAGCAATATCTTCTAGATGCCCTCCCAATTTTAAATCGTCCGAAATAAAATGAAAGTGCATGCCAGGAAAACAGGTGGCTGCTGCATGATTGGGCGTAAAATGCCCCACCATTATCCCACTGACATCGTGGTTGGTATATAATACACGACGCTCCCTATTTTCGATAAGTGTTTCGTTGTTTTTATATTCTATAGCCGAACCCATTTCCAAAAAAGAAAACTGTCCTTTCATCTTGTAGGTATAGAAACTGTTTTCAGATTCCATTTCTGCCTTGAGTGCTGTATCCAATTCCTTGTATGATTTTATATTTTTTAAGGTGACGGTTTTCTCCGGCTTAAAATCCCACATAGTCATATAAGAAGCCTTACTGTTAGGAGTTGCCTTGTCGACCTTACCAACAGCATCGATAGTGTATATTTCGTTGTTTACCACTATAAATTCACTCTTAATGTTGTTTTCAAGACCTAGACCGTAGTTGCCATGCTCTAACATCTTGTTAGACGTTAAATCTCCATTGATAACCATCCCAAACAGCGTTAAAGTTGAACCATATTGATAAATAGCGGCAGCACTCTTTGTCTGTTTCATTTCTTATTTGGGTTTAAATTTTACATTACTGTTTTGTCATATGCTTCTATCGGGAATAGTTTGAGTAATATCCCGGTACGACACCCCTCACATAAATTACCATAACCATAAAATGAATTATCATGCGTTGCATTAGAGCAGCGAAATATGACTGAAAAACAGTGTAAGGCAGATCGTAGCTTGGCTAAAGTATCAACAATTATGTGTTGAGATACTAAAGTGTAGGTAACGAATGTGGCAGGCGAGGTGGTCTTCTCACATAACAAGGGAATACATTAAATCATTCGTGCAATTAGGTTTTCTATGCTGATTAGTCCCTGTCACGGAGAAATTTGTTGTTTAGAAAGTTTTGAGGCTCAATAAAGGCTATCATGACTGAAAATGATCAGCATGTTTTGTTGTCATGACATCCGCAATGTAATTGCTCAAATTCACATCACGTTCCAGTCCCATTTTTTTTCTGATGCGATGGCGGGAAATATGCACACTGTTTAGTGAAATATGTAAAAGAGAGGCCATTTCCTTACTGTCAAAATTGAGCTTGATAAGCGCACAATGCTTCTGTTCGGTAGGCGTCAAGTCAGGGTGTTTCTCTCTTAACTTGTCATAAAAATCAGCATTCACCTCCGTAAATCGTTTGTTAAACTGCTCCCACATATCCTTATTTCCTTTCGAAACTTTGACCTTCATAAGCTTGTAGCTTGCAGGCGAACCTTCTTTTAGCTTTTGCATCAGCTCATCTATGGTTTGATCTTTTTCAATCATCTGGAGGGTGTTAGCTGTCAGCTCCCGACTTTTGATATTAATAATTTCATCCGCTTTTTCTCTATCATAGTGGGCTTGCATTTTTATTTGGCTTTTTTCCATACTCGCTTTCCGAAGCTTGTATCTCATCTTCACCATAACTGCAATGACGAAAATACCCACCAATAAAAAGGCAATGGAAACTTTAAATCTTGACTGGATAATGTCATTCCGTTCAATGGTCAGGTTTTGATTGCGAATAAACTTATCCTTCTCTTTGATGGTTTCTTCATATTTGTTCTTAATCTGAAATAGCGCATTGTTAATGGCTGATTTGGCATTGAAAAGACTATCGGTGATGGCCATTGACTTATCCAAATAAGTGAATGCTTCATTGACATGGCCTAGTTTCTTATAGGCATGAGCCAGCTTTTTCAAAATTTCTACCTTTACGTCACTATGAATCTTTGTGCTTTCTATGGTTTGCAGACTGTTGAAATAGAATTGTGAGGCTTTTCTCCAGTTAGCTTGTTTAGCATATAAATCACCTAAAAACAAGCTGGTCATAACGTAGTAGGGGAGGTTATTTTTTTCAAAATACTGATGAGCGCTGTCAAGGTACTTTAGGGATTCAGTAAGCAGGTTGGTCTTTAAGTAAATATACCCTCTCTGTGCATCTACATATGCCGTGTTGGAAGGACTTAAATTAAACTTTTGTTTAGTGATGGAGCAGGAGTCCAAATAATCAAGAGCTGTTTGATATTGTTTTCTTTTTAGGTGATTGATGGCAATGGCGTAGTATACTTTAGTCAGGTTAGCATGACCTGTATTGTGAGCCGTTATGAAAGATTTTGTAAATCCTAATGAGGTCTTTAAATGTGCCAATGCATCATCATATTTTTCATAAATGGTGTAGAGACCTCCCAAGTCTTTATGCACATCTACCAAAGAGAGCGTGTCTTTTACCTCTTCAGCCATAAGTAAAGCGTCCCACAAATGATTATAGGCAATGCTGTATTGTCCTTTGTTTTTATAAATATCGGAAAGCCCGATATGGCATTTTATGATATGGGTAGTGTCGTCAATTTCCTTAAAAATTGGAAATACCTGATTGTATAAAATGAATGCACTGTCCCGATCAGTGACAATCATATTGTTTGCTTGCTGTAGAGTTTGAACATGCTTAACTAAAGTGTCTTGTAAAGTTGGATGAC
The Limibacter armeniacum DNA segment above includes these coding regions:
- a CDS encoding acetolactate decarboxylase; its protein translation is MKQTKSAAAIYQYGSTLTLFGMVINGDLTSNKMLEHGNYGLGLENNIKSEFIVVNNEIYTIDAVGKVDKATPNSKASYMTMWDFKPEKTVTLKNIKSYKELDTALKAEMESENSFYTYKMKGQFSFLEMGSAIEYKNNETLIENRERRVLYTNHDVSGIMVGHFTPNHAAATCFPGMHFHFISDDLKLGGHLEDIAFDQIDVEIQKVDTLVFTLPEVEAIKVADMNSAFLPPAVP
- a CDS encoding glycoside hydrolase family 3 C-terminal domain-containing protein, producing MGNHSKYAGLTFWTPNVNIFRDPRWGRGQETFGEDPFLMSKMGVAFVKGLQGDDPKYLKSAACAKHYAVHSGPESLRLEFDVHPSKQDLFETYLPAFEALVKEANVEGVMPAHNAVFGKPMAANDYFLKDILRDQWKFDGYTVTDCGAVKCIYNTHKYVETPVQAAAVAIKGGTNLNCGGTFSELKKAVVEGLVSEELIHATTKQLFKTRFRLGMFDGENTDNPYAQIGPEVIHSQEHIALAREAAQKSIVLLKNKDNVLPLSKDIKVPYLTGPFANSTDMLMGSYYGVSSGLVTILEGVTDAVSLGTSLNYRSGALPFHENINPKNWAPNVAKESDVTICVVGLTADREGEGVDAIASNHKGDRIDMKLPENQINYVKQLAEYKKGPLVLVIASGSPVSLEGIEEHCDAILQIWYPGEQGGNAVADVLFGNISPSGHLPMTFPKNIDQLPPYEDYSMQGRTYKYMTKEPMFPFGFGLTYSETQFSNLALNSTKLKKNDSLEVKIEVANTGDFDIEEVVQLYVCPVEATDGIPLKSLKSFQRVALKKGEKQALTFALDAENFKVVNQEGEKVWRKGAYKVVVGNASPGELSLKLGAATPQEATIQLR
- a CDS encoding tetratricopeptide repeat protein, which produces MIVTDRDSAFILYNQVFPIFKEIDDTTHIIKCHIGLSDIYKNKGQYSIAYNHLWDALLMAEEVKDTLSLVDVHKDLGGLYTIYEKYDDALAHLKTSLGFTKSFITAHNTGHANLTKVYYAIAINHLKRKQYQTALDYLDSCSITKQKFNLSPSNTAYVDAQRGYIYLKTNLLTESLKYLDSAHQYFEKNNLPYYVMTSLFLGDLYAKQANWRKASQFYFNSLQTIESTKIHSDVKVEILKKLAHAYKKLGHVNEAFTYLDKSMAITDSLFNAKSAINNALFQIKNKYEETIKEKDKFIRNQNLTIERNDIIQSRFKVSIAFLLVGIFVIAVMVKMRYKLRKASMEKSQIKMQAHYDREKADEIINIKSRELTANTLQMIEKDQTIDELMQKLKEGSPASYKLMKVKVSKGNKDMWEQFNKRFTEVNADFYDKLREKHPDLTPTEQKHCALIKLNFDSKEMASLLHISLNSVHISRHRIRKKMGLERDVNLSNYIADVMTTKHADHFQS
- a CDS encoding ester cyclase — its product is MDKEKLQATAMEYMKIWNAGNADLLYKYADSDIIADYTHFEKSYRGIADYKSVLEMTYNFFPDLKITIENLLPDEAEQKITVEWKYDGTHKNGNLFGVESSGKKISVSGITILEIKNGLVIKEKGIVDNLSLLMQLGAI
- a CDS encoding putative quinol monooxygenase produces the protein MSDKKLTFEETLTWMKTTDYSGAIGVTARFRVADEYVDEFVALLKDYSPYVLEEEGCLDYSFHRDWQNPNDFWLTEKWASPTILLQHLGPNARKGTKYEGSIPLDKFAAMNIFPDPAAIYKVGL